One segment of Candidatus Delongbacteria bacterium DNA contains the following:
- the corA gene encoding magnesium/cobalt transporter CorA codes for MARFLKNRDISYGSVPGSMVFIGKKKVDKTIISLISYDKDNLYEEKAEEISVLSNRKSDMVNWVLVKGVHNSKKLSELFRFYNIPDIISEDVQNTDNRPKVVVEKDYILIIIKTVDLVKGKISSDQITLLLKGNDVVTLMEKDEKVLKKVEERVRNSNGRIRGCSSSYLLYALLDGIADNYFTIIEKVGAMIENFEKRIVSTDKKLLEELYIAKTELMYLKKNIYPAKEITLRLTKKDLIQDVIEYNSYYTDLDELLTHSQESLNSYFEMINDQLASHQTFLSSRVNDIMKFLTIFSSVFIPLTFIAGIYGTNFEYLPELHLRFGYFLMLGVMLIIALLMLWIFRKKGWL; via the coding sequence ATGGCAAGATTTCTTAAAAATAGAGATATAAGTTATGGTAGTGTTCCAGGCTCTATGGTTTTTATTGGCAAAAAAAAGGTAGATAAAACTATCATTTCATTAATTTCATACGACAAAGATAATCTCTATGAAGAAAAAGCCGAAGAGATTTCAGTTTTATCGAATAGAAAATCTGATATGGTAAACTGGGTTCTAGTTAAAGGTGTTCATAATAGCAAGAAATTATCAGAATTGTTTAGATTTTATAATATTCCTGATATAATTTCTGAAGACGTACAAAACACCGACAATAGACCAAAAGTAGTTGTTGAGAAAGATTACATTCTGATTATTATTAAAACAGTTGATCTGGTAAAAGGGAAAATCTCTTCGGATCAAATCACTCTTTTATTAAAAGGTAATGATGTTGTAACCCTTATGGAAAAAGATGAAAAAGTGTTAAAAAAAGTTGAAGAGAGAGTCCGAAACTCAAATGGTAGAATTCGTGGGTGTAGTTCATCATACCTTTTATATGCTCTTTTAGATGGAATAGCAGATAATTATTTTACTATTATCGAAAAAGTTGGAGCTATGATTGAAAACTTTGAGAAGAGAATAGTTTCTACTGATAAAAAATTACTTGAAGAATTATACATTGCCAAGACTGAATTAATGTATTTAAAAAAGAATATCTATCCTGCTAAAGAGATAACTTTGAGATTAACTAAAAAAGATTTAATACAGGATGTTATTGAATATAATTCATATTATACAGATTTAGATGAGTTGCTTACCCACTCGCAAGAATCATTGAATTCATATTTTGAAATGATAAATGATCAATTAGCGTCCCATCAAACTTTTCTAAGCAGTAGAGTAAATGATATAATGAAGTTTTTAACGATTTTTTCATCTGTATTTATTCCTCTTACATTTATAGCTGGAATTTATGGTACCAATTTTGAATATCTTCCAGAATTACATTTAAGATTTGGATACTTTCTTATGCTTGGAGTTATGCTTATTATAGCTCTGCTAATGTTATGGATTTTTAGAAAAAAAGGATGGTTATAG
- a CDS encoding NUDIX hydrolase translates to MGHKFTVGVFAIIFDENDRILCVKRNYADKKWTTPGGGMDNGESPVEALAREVKEETGYIINQDTMVHLGTYSSTFKDDLVLSIKAEIIDRDPWYPNSEISEVQFSISLNYRL, encoded by the coding sequence ATGGGTCATAAGTTTACTGTAGGAGTATTCGCAATTATTTTTGACGAAAACGACAGAATCCTCTGTGTAAAAAGAAATTATGCAGATAAGAAATGGACAACACCAGGTGGTGGAATGGACAATGGAGAATCGCCAGTTGAAGCTTTAGCACGAGAAGTAAAGGAAGAGACAGGTTATATAATCAATCAAGATACAATGGTTCATCTTGGTACCTATTCAAGTACTTTTAAAGATGATTTAGTATTATCAATCAAAGCAGAAATCATTGATAGAGACCCTTGGTATCCAAATAGCGAAATATCGGAAGTTCAATTTTCGATAAGTCTGAACTACCGCTTATGA
- a CDS encoding VOC family protein: MKNKLNPVVYFEIPVSNMERAIKFYESIFDFTFELGEIDNIEMAFFPYDSNNFGITGALAKGEIYKPTKEGVLLYFNTENIDNLLDKVSKNGGRTLYPKTSVGEYGFVAEFEDSEGNRIAIKEELD, from the coding sequence ATGAAAAATAAATTGAATCCTGTTGTATATTTCGAAATCCCTGTTTCAAATATGGAAAGGGCAATTAAATTTTATGAATCAATTTTTGACTTTACTTTTGAATTGGGAGAAATTGACAATATAGAAATGGCATTTTTCCCATATGATAGTAATAATTTTGGTATCACAGGTGCTTTAGCAAAAGGAGAGATCTACAAGCCTACTAAAGAAGGTGTATTGCTTTATTTTAATACTGAGAATATTGATAATCTATTAGATAAAGTATCTAAAAATGGAGGAAGAACTCTTTATCCTAAAACCTCAGTTGGTGAATATGGTTTTGTTGCAGAATTTGAAGATAGCGAAGGAAATCGAATTGCAATAAAAGAAGAATTGGACTAA
- the fliS gene encoding flagellar export chaperone FliS, translating to MALVMNPYSKYVQNKVNVTSKGSLLIMVYDSAIRNLKEAKKHIDEKNLQKKGEAINIAYKAVSELLVSLDFNIGGDIPKNLSKIYNYILREITSSNIANDSQKLNVPLKILEDLRVTWLEVIKIENNKSSGSNAYQKA from the coding sequence ATGGCTTTGGTAATGAACCCATACAGTAAGTATGTTCAGAATAAGGTGAATGTAACGAGCAAGGGCAGCCTTCTGATCATGGTTTACGATAGTGCAATAAGAAATCTTAAAGAAGCTAAAAAGCATATTGATGAAAAAAATCTACAAAAAAAAGGTGAAGCAATTAATATTGCTTACAAAGCTGTGTCAGAACTTCTTGTCTCCTTAGATTTTAACATTGGTGGAGATATTCCGAAAAATCTAAGCAAAATATATAATTATATTTTGAGGGAGATAACTTCTTCAAATATTGCTAATGATAGTCAAAAACTGAATGTACCATTAAAAATTTTGGAAGATCTAAGAGTAACATGGCTTGAAGTTATTAAAATTGAGAATAATAAAAGTTCTGGTAGCAATGCTTATCAAAAAGCATAG
- a CDS encoding flagellin — translation MSTRINHNILSMTAQRNVGQAQLALDQSVNRLSSGLRINNAWEDAAGLAVSEKFRAQNAGMVEAERNANYNINLLATAEGSLQVIDEKLIRMRALAIESSNGSLTSQDREFLDVEFQQLKSEITRIANVTNYNENTLIDGSLSSSSSDARSGNMASLAHDGKNMKFHIGANNMIGEDYYYVNIGGARAEDLGLTDAQITNTANAQAAIDLIDSAITSKDTTRAFIGALVERLQNNILQLQISHENSQASESQIRDADVASEMSNFTRAQILFNSGISMLSQANQLPNIVAQLIG, via the coding sequence ATGAGTACACGTATCAACCACAATATCCTGTCAATGACAGCCCAGAGGAATGTCGGACAGGCTCAGTTAGCTCTTGATCAATCCGTAAACAGGCTATCTTCAGGTTTGAGAATTAATAATGCCTGGGAAGATGCTGCAGGCTTGGCTGTGTCGGAGAAATTTAGAGCACAAAATGCAGGTATGGTTGAAGCGGAAAGAAATGCTAACTACAACATCAATCTGTTGGCTACGGCTGAAGGTTCTCTTCAAGTCATTGATGAAAAATTGATCAGGATGAGAGCTCTGGCAATTGAATCATCAAATGGTTCATTAACATCTCAAGATAGAGAATTTCTTGATGTTGAGTTCCAACAGTTAAAGTCAGAGATAACGAGGATCGCAAATGTAACGAACTATAACGAAAACACTCTGATTGATGGAAGTCTTTCCAGTTCAAGTAGCGATGCAAGAAGTGGAAACATGGCTAGTCTTGCCCATGACGGTAAAAATATGAAATTTCATATTGGTGCAAATAACATGATAGGTGAAGACTACTATTATGTAAATATCGGTGGAGCTAGAGCTGAAGATCTTGGTTTAACTGATGCTCAAATAACCAATACTGCTAACGCTCAAGCAGCAATTGATCTTATTGACTCAGCTATCACATCAAAAGATACAACAAGAGCTTTCATTGGTGCCCTTGTTGAAAGGCTTCAAAACAATATCTTGCAATTACAGATTTCCCATGAAAATTCACAAGCTTCTGAAAGTCAAATTAGAGATGCTGATGTAGCTTCAGAAATGTCTAATTTTACAAGAGCTCAGATTCTTTTCAACTCCGGTATAAGTATGCTTTCTCAAGCAAATCAATTGCCAAATATAGTCGCTCAACTAATTGGATAG
- a CDS encoding DUF2062 domain-containing protein: MRKEDTPENIAHGMAQGIFVGFLPIIPLQAVVALLVCTIMKSNKFTGVIGTNIFTSFLTAIPVFYLEHFIGKLVIDVDVNYEKFKSLILDFSMADIASFGWSLWLAITFGGIILGILFYFPVYALTKQSVIKFRNRRKR, from the coding sequence ATGAGAAAGGAAGATACTCCAGAGAACATTGCTCATGGTATGGCACAGGGTATTTTTGTTGGCTTTTTACCTATAATTCCTCTTCAGGCTGTGGTAGCTCTTCTTGTATGTACTATAATGAAATCAAATAAATTTACAGGTGTAATAGGAACGAATATTTTTACATCATTTTTAACAGCAATTCCTGTGTTCTACTTGGAACATTTCATTGGAAAGCTAGTGATTGATGTTGATGTAAATTATGAAAAATTCAAATCTTTGATTTTAGATTTTTCAATGGCAGATATAGCTTCTTTTGGTTGGTCATTATGGCTAGCAATAACTTTTGGTGGAATAATTTTGGGTATTCTTTTTTACTTTCCAGTATATGCTTTAACAAAGCAATCAGTCATAAAATTTAGGAATAGAAGAAAGAGATAA
- a CDS encoding HAD-IA family hydrolase: protein MLIALDFDGTLAFSKFMWTNTTIYLFEKAGIDLSFYREKIAYEFKNKAFPWHFPEMYHKFTNSIQWWNDLILTLSKKVSSVSGIELSIVFKILKDFPEIYLSKDNWVLYDDTIAFLETFKKHAKLVLVSNHVPEFERILEFLNIKMFFNKIYNSTFVGYCKPNPIIFNRIKSDWNESEYIMIGDNYEADFLGSSKCGFYPYLVRNNDVSLSCNHKDLNVISSYLKLKLNI, encoded by the coding sequence ATGCTCATTGCTCTGGATTTTGATGGAACTCTGGCATTTAGTAAATTTATGTGGACAAATACAACAATTTATCTTTTTGAAAAAGCAGGAATTGATCTATCCTTTTATAGAGAAAAAATTGCTTATGAATTTAAAAACAAAGCTTTTCCTTGGCATTTTCCAGAGATGTATCACAAATTTACAAATTCTATTCAGTGGTGGAATGATTTGATATTAACACTATCAAAAAAAGTAAGCAGTGTATCAGGAATTGAATTATCAATTGTTTTTAAAATCTTAAAAGATTTTCCTGAAATATACTTGTCAAAAGATAATTGGGTGCTTTATGATGATACTATTGCATTTCTTGAAACATTTAAAAAGCACGCTAAACTAGTTCTTGTTTCAAATCATGTACCGGAATTTGAAAGAATATTAGAGTTTTTAAACATAAAAATGTTTTTTAACAAGATTTACAACTCTACTTTTGTTGGGTATTGCAAACCTAATCCAATAATTTTCAATCGAATTAAATCTGATTGGAATGAAAGTGAGTACATAATGATAGGCGATAATTATGAAGCAGACTTTCTAGGATCGTCAAAATGTGGTTTTTATCCTTATCTGGTAAGAAACAATGATGTAAGCTTGTCATGCAATCATAAAGATCTAAATGTTATATCATCTTATTTAAAGCTAAAATTAAACATATAA